Genomic segment of Maricaulis maris:
CTGGCCGACTGGGCGCAGATCTGGCGCGGAGCGGCGATCCGTATCGACCCCGACGCCCGCGCCGGTGTCGACGCCGCCGCCGCGACGGTCGACCGGCTTATTGCCTCGGGTGCCGCCGTCTATGGCCTCAATACCGGTTTCGGAAAACTGGCCCAGACCCGCATTGCAGATGAGGAACTGGCGACCTTGCAGGAACGTTTGGTCCTGTCGCATGCCGCCGGGATCGGCGAACCGCTCGAAGCGCGCATTGTGCGCCTGATCATGGCGCTCAAACTGGCCAGCCTCGGGCGCGGCGCGTCGGGTATCCGCTGGTCGACGATCGAAGCCATTCAGGCCCTGCTTGATGCCGACCTTCTGCCGGTGATCCCGTCCCAGGGCTCGGTCGGGGCGTCCGGGGACCTCGCGCCGCTCGCGCACATGTCGGCGGTGCTCATCGGTGCCGGTGAAGCGACCCTTGAGGGCGTACGCATGCCCGCTGATGCCGCCCTCGCGAAAGCCGGGCTCAAGCCGGTCCGGCTCGGCCCCAAGGAGGGGCTGGCGCTGCTCAATGGCACCCAGACTTCGACCGCCCTGGCCCTGGCCGGCCTGTTCGAAGTCGAGACGGGGTTCCAGGCAGCCCTGGTTTCTGGCGCATTGAGCGTCGACGCCGCCAAGGGCTCGGTCGCGCCGTTCGATCCGCGCATCCACGCCTTGCGCGGTCACCCCGGCCAGATCGATGTCGCTGCCAGCCTGCGCGACCTGCTCGGCGGGTCCGGCATACTGGCCAGCCATCAGGGTTGCGAGAAGATCCAGGATCCCTACTGCCTGCGCTGCCAGCCGCAGGTCATGGGAGCCGTCCTTGACCTCCTGCGCCAGGCTGGCGCCGTGCTCGAACGTGAAGCCAATGCGGTGACTGACAATCCGCTCATTTTCACCGATACCGACGAAGCCATTTCCGGCGGCAATTTCCACGCCGAGCCGGTCGCCTTCGCCGCCGACCAGATTGCCATGGCTGCTTGTGAAATCGGTTCGATCAGCGAGCGCCGGATTGCGCTCCTCACCGACCCGGCGGTCAGCGGCCTGCCGGCCTTCCTGACGCCCAATCCGGGGATCAATTCCGGCTTCATGATCGCCCATGTCACCGCCGCGGCGCTGGTTTCGGAGAACAAGCAGAAAGCCTATCCGGCCTCGGTCGACAGCATTCCCACCAGTGCCAACCAGGAAGACCATGTCTCGATGGCGACGCACGGCGCCTTCCGACTGCTGAAGATGGCGCAGAACCTTCATGCCGTCATCGGCATCGAGCTGCTGTGCGGCGCGCAGGGTACGGACTTCCATGTCGGCCTGACATCCTCGCCCGCGCTCGAAAGCGCCAAGACCCTGTTGCGCAAGACGGTTCCCGCCTATGGCGATGATCGCTACTTTGCCACCGATATCGCAAGCGCACGCGATCTGGTGACGGGCAGGGGGCTTGTTGCGGTGGCGGGCGCGCTTCCCGGGATTGCCTGATGACTGTTTTCCTCCAGACGCGCGGAACTTCGCCCCTGGTCGTCTCCATGCCCCATTCGGGGACCTTCCTTCCGGACGGTCTGGGCGACCGGCTGACCGATGAGGCCCGGGGGTTGCCGGATACGGACTGGCACGTGCCGGAGCTCTACAATTTTCTTGGCGAGCTGGGGGCCAGTTCGATCCGGGCGACCCATTCTCGCTATGTCGTCGACCTCAATCGCGATCCGACCGGATCCTCGCTCTATCCCGGTCAGGCGACGACCGAGCTGGTCCCGACCACGCTGTTTGACGGTCGTCCCGTTTACAAGCCGGGCGAGGAACCGGACGAGGCCGAGATCGAGCAGCGTCGCACTGATTATTTCGATCCCTATCACCGCGCGCTGACCGAACTTCTGGTCAAGACCCGGATGGAGCACGGATTTGCACTTTTGTGGGACGCCCACTCGATCGCCGATGAGGTGCCGCGGCTGTTTGACGGTGTGTTGCCCGACCTCAATCTGGGCACGCATGGCGGCGAGAGCTGTGACCGCACGATCGAGCGCTGGGCGGTCAAGGCGATGATGGATCACGAGGAATACGCCTCGATCGTCAATGGCCGCTTCAAGGGCGGCTGGATCACCCGCGCCTATGGCCGTCCCAGCCAGAACATTCATGCCGTGCAGATGGAGCTGGCGATGTCGGCCTATGCCGATGAGGGCCTGCCGTGGACCTACAATGAGGCGAAGGCGGACACGCTTCGCAAGGCGCTGAAAGACGTGATGAAAGCCGCACTTGATGCGGCCCGAAGTCTGTATTCCGGAGAGGTGAAGTAGTGACCCAGACCCGCCGCGACAATTCCCGCATCATCCGCGCCAAGCATGGCAGCGAGCTCGACGCGACCCATTGGGCCGCCGAGGCGCCGTTGCGCATGCTGATGAATAATCTCGACCCTGAAGTGGCCGAGAAGCCGGAAGAGCTGGTTGTCTATGGCGGGATTGGCCGGGCGGCGCGCGACTGGGAAAGCTATGACCGCATCGTCGCGACCCTGAAACGCCTCAAGGAAGACGAGACGCTTCTGGTCCAGTCCGGCAAGCCGGTCGGTGTGTTCCGCACCCATCGCGATGCACCGCGCGTGCTGATCGCCAATTCCAATCTCGTGCCCAACTGGGCCAATTGGGACCATTTCCGCGAGCTCGATAAGAAGGGTCTGATGATGTACGGCCAGATGACGGCCGGCTCCTGGATCTATATCGGCTCCCAGGGCATCGTTCAGGGTACGTACGAGACCTTCGTCGAGGCCGGTCGCCAGCATTATGACGGCGATCTCACCGGCAAGTGGATCCTCACCGGTGGCCTGGGTGGCATGGGCGGCGCCCAGCCGCTTGCCGCGACCATGGCCGGCGCCTCCATGCTGGCGGTGGAGTGTCAGCCGAGCCGGATCGAGATGCGCCTTAAGACCGGCTATCTCGACAAGAGCGCGGACAATCTCGACGACGCTCTGGCCATGATCGACGAAGCCTGCGCCCGGGGTGAGGCGGTTTCGGTCGGCCTGCTGGGAAATGCCGCAGAGATTTTCCCGGAACTGGTTCGCCGCGGCGTGAAGCCGGACATGGTCACTGACCAGACCTCGGCCCACGACCCGGTCAATGGCTATCTGCCCGCCGGCTGGAGCCTCGCCGAATGGGATGACAAGCGCGAGAGCGATCCCGCCACCGTCGAAGCGGCCGCCAAGGCCTCCATGGCGACACAGGTCAAGGCGATGCTGGCTTTCTGGGAGCAGGGCATCCCGACGCTCGATTACGGCAATAATATCCGCCAGATGGCCCAGGATATGGGCGTCGAGAACGCGTTTGATTTCCCCGGCTTCGTGCCGGCCTATATCCGCCCCTTGTTCTGCCGCGGCATTGGTCCTTTCCGCTGGGCGGCGCTGTCGGGTGATCCCGAAGACATCTACAAGACCGACGCCAAGGTGAAGGAACTCATCCCGGACAATCCGCATCTTCACCGCTGGCTCGACATGGCGCGCGAGCGCATCCATTTCCAGGGCCTGCCGGCGCGCATCTGCTGGGTCGGTCTGGGCGAGCGCCACAAGCTGGGCCTCGCCTTCAACGAGATGGTCCGCACCGGCGAGCTCTCC
This window contains:
- the hutU gene encoding urocanate hydratase, coding for MTQTRRDNSRIIRAKHGSELDATHWAAEAPLRMLMNNLDPEVAEKPEELVVYGGIGRAARDWESYDRIVATLKRLKEDETLLVQSGKPVGVFRTHRDAPRVLIANSNLVPNWANWDHFRELDKKGLMMYGQMTAGSWIYIGSQGIVQGTYETFVEAGRQHYDGDLTGKWILTGGLGGMGGAQPLAATMAGASMLAVECQPSRIEMRLKTGYLDKSADNLDDALAMIDEACARGEAVSVGLLGNAAEIFPELVRRGVKPDMVTDQTSAHDPVNGYLPAGWSLAEWDDKRESDPATVEAAAKASMATQVKAMLAFWEQGIPTLDYGNNIRQMAQDMGVENAFDFPGFVPAYIRPLFCRGIGPFRWAALSGDPEDIYKTDAKVKELIPDNPHLHRWLDMARERIHFQGLPARICWVGLGERHKLGLAFNEMVRTGELSAPVVIGRDHLDSGSVASPNRETEAMMDGSDAVADWPLLNALLNTASGATWVSLHHGGGVGMGYSLHSGQVVLADGTPEAAERVGRVLWNDPGTGVMRHADAGYEIAKDCAREQGLDLPSV
- the hutG gene encoding N-formylglutamate deformylase, which codes for MTVFLQTRGTSPLVVSMPHSGTFLPDGLGDRLTDEARGLPDTDWHVPELYNFLGELGASSIRATHSRYVVDLNRDPTGSSLYPGQATTELVPTTLFDGRPVYKPGEEPDEAEIEQRRTDYFDPYHRALTELLVKTRMEHGFALLWDAHSIADEVPRLFDGVLPDLNLGTHGGESCDRTIERWAVKAMMDHEEYASIVNGRFKGGWITRAYGRPSQNIHAVQMELAMSAYADEGLPWTYNEAKADTLRKALKDVMKAALDAARSLYSGEVK
- the hutH gene encoding histidine ammonia-lyase, with amino-acid sequence MDRTPAAAWPHPRRRVAVSVVVIKPGAMALADWAQIWRGAAIRIDPDARAGVDAAAATVDRLIASGAAVYGLNTGFGKLAQTRIADEELATLQERLVLSHAAGIGEPLEARIVRLIMALKLASLGRGASGIRWSTIEAIQALLDADLLPVIPSQGSVGASGDLAPLAHMSAVLIGAGEATLEGVRMPADAALAKAGLKPVRLGPKEGLALLNGTQTSTALALAGLFEVETGFQAALVSGALSVDAAKGSVAPFDPRIHALRGHPGQIDVAASLRDLLGGSGILASHQGCEKIQDPYCLRCQPQVMGAVLDLLRQAGAVLEREANAVTDNPLIFTDTDEAISGGNFHAEPVAFAADQIAMAACEIGSISERRIALLTDPAVSGLPAFLTPNPGINSGFMIAHVTAAALVSENKQKAYPASVDSIPTSANQEDHVSMATHGAFRLLKMAQNLHAVIGIELLCGAQGTDFHVGLTSSPALESAKTLLRKTVPAYGDDRYFATDIASARDLVTGRGLVAVAGALPGIA